A portion of the Canis lupus baileyi chromosome 38, mCanLup2.hap1, whole genome shotgun sequence genome contains these proteins:
- the LOC140626741 gene encoding antigen-presenting glycoprotein CD1d-like: MGRGRRLEEGTGRGVAGGAARGAALRAASCRGVRGRAGAEGPSRGEGGEVGSPAGALGAPRPPLGGGVAPWVGGALGARGAARAGGAGDPGSRGPRRATAQVRIPRGWWLLWAAWLPLGAGDPPAAPRSPSAPPSPSPSRLRCLQVSVFANGSWARTDGQAWLGELQAFGWSNGSDAVRCLRPWARGAWGAGRWRALQEQLGLYRRSFTRDVRELVKMLQLRYPLEIQVSAGCEVRPGNTSEDFFHAAVQGEEILSFQGSHWVPAPQAPRWVHRATKELNKDQGTRRTVRELLRDTCPPFVRGLLEAGRSELEKQERPEAWLSAGPTPGPGRLRLVCHVSGFHPKPVRVTWMRGEQEQRGTRRGDVLPHADGTWYLRATLDVAAQEAAGLSCRVKHSSLGGQDMVLHWGRSRSSAWLVAVAVLGSLLVIGCLGCSAAWCRARRSYQDIL; encoded by the exons ATGGGCCGGGGACGGAGATTGGAGGAGGGGACGGGGAGGGGCGTCGCGGGGGGCGCGGCCCGAGGAGCGGCTTTAAGAGCGGCATCCTgccggggggtgcgggggagggCTGGGGCGGAGGGGCCGTCCCGCGGGGAGGGCGGCGAGGTGGGCTCCCCAGCCGGTGCCCTGGGCGCTCCGCGGCCGCCGCTGGGTGGGGGGGTCGCCCCGTGGGTCGGGGGAGCCctgggggcgcgcggggcggcgcgCGCGGGGGGCGCCGGAGACCCAGGGTCCCGGGGCCCCCGACGGGCCACGGCGCAGGTGCGGATCCCGCGCGGCTGGTGGCTGCTGTGGGCCGCgtggctgccgctgggcgccggcgatccgcccgccgcgccccggtCCCCGTCCGcgcccccgtccccgtccccgtcccggcTGCGCTGCCTGCAGGTGTCGGTGTTCGCCAACGGCAGCTGGGCGCGCACGGACGGGCAGGCTTGGCTCGGGGAGCTGCAGGCCTTCGGCTGGAGCAACGGCTCGGACGCCGTCCGCTGCCTCCGGCCCTGGGCGCGCGGCGCGTGGGGCGCGGGGAGGTGGCGCGCGCTGCAGGAGCAGCTGGGCCTGTACCGCCGCAGCTTCACCCGGGACGTGCGGGAGCTCGTGAAGATGCTGCAGCTGCGCT ACCCCTTGGAGATCCAGGTGTCCGCCGGCTGCGAGGTGCGCCCCGGGAACACCTCCGAGGACTTCTTCCACGCAGCCGTCCAGGGGGAAGAGATCCTGAGTTTCCAGGGGTCTCACTGGGTGCCCGCGCCCCAGGCCCCGCGCTGGGTGCACAGGGCCACCAAGGAGCTCAACAAGGACCAGGGGACCAGGAGGACGGTGCGGGAGCTCctccgggacacctgccccccgttTGTCAGAGGCctgctggaggcagggaggtcGGAACTGGAGAAGCAAG AGCGACCCGAGGCCTGGCTGTCCGCGGGCCCCACTCCCGGGCCTGGCCGGCTGCGGCTGGTGTGCCACGTCTCCGGCTTCCACCCCAAGCCTGTGCGGGTGACGTGGATGCGGGGCGAGCAGGAGCAGCGGGGCACCCGGCGAGGCGACGTCCTGCCCCATGCTGACGGCACGTGGTATCTCCGAGCGACCCTGGACGTGGCAGCCCAGGAGGCAGCCGGCCTGTCCTGCCGGGTGAAGCACAGCAGTCTAGGGGGCCAGGACATGGTCCTCCactggg GGAGGAGCCGCTCCTCCGCGTGGCTGGTCGCCGTGGCCGTGCTGGGGTCCCTCCTGGTGATCGGGTGCCTTGGATGCTCAGCCGCCTGGTGCAGGGCGCGCCG CTCCTATCAAGACATCTTGTGA